A single window of Thalassomonas viridans DNA harbors:
- a CDS encoding type 1 glutamine amidotransferase domain-containing protein, whose protein sequence is MKIQLIINKFVQSVLLLSALLLAASAANASPEQENRVKPLPAIKGIKVLIIVSSDRHGFWLPEVVEPYQLLANAGYLIDIASPKGGQGRASGSSRLTEQHALWFEQSPLKRQLQHSMPLADVKPQAYAAVYFAGGAGPMFDLPDNKLVQQITRDIYEAGGIVSADCHGPAALINVMLSDGKRLVSGRQITAKANSEEGRWARNNYPFLLEDKIKALGGKYLAAAKNQPHVVVDGRLITGQNPASAIPVAKSLLRQLAKQSN, encoded by the coding sequence ATGAAAATCCAATTGATTATCAACAAATTCGTGCAAAGTGTTTTGCTGTTATCTGCCCTGCTGTTGGCGGCAAGCGCTGCTAATGCTTCGCCCGAGCAGGAAAACAGGGTTAAGCCTTTGCCGGCGATAAAGGGCATTAAAGTGCTGATTATTGTATCCAGCGACCGGCATGGTTTCTGGCTGCCTGAGGTGGTGGAGCCTTATCAGCTGTTGGCCAATGCCGGATACCTGATAGATATTGCCAGCCCCAAAGGAGGCCAGGGCAGGGCAAGCGGCAGCTCCCGGCTGACGGAGCAACATGCGTTATGGTTTGAGCAATCCCCACTGAAACGCCAGCTGCAACATTCAATGCCGTTAGCCGATGTCAAGCCGCAAGCCTATGCCGCCGTTTATTTTGCCGGCGGGGCCGGCCCTATGTTTGATTTGCCCGACAATAAACTGGTCCAGCAAATCACCCGCGACATTTATGAAGCCGGCGGCATAGTTTCTGCCGATTGCCACGGCCCGGCAGCACTTATTAATGTGATGCTGTCAGACGGTAAGCGGTTAGTTTCCGGCAGGCAGATAACGGCCAAGGCCAACAGTGAGGAAGGCCGCTGGGCGCGCAACAATTATCCCTTTTTGCTGGAAGATAAGATCAAGGCTTTGGGAGGCAAGTACCTGGCAGCGGCAAAAAATCAGCCGCATGTTGTTGTCGACGGCCGCCTGATCACCGGGCAAAACCCGGCATCCGCCATTCCAGTGGCAAAAAGTTTGCTCCGGCAGTTGGCAAAACAAAGTAATTAA
- a CDS encoding haloalkane dehalogenase has protein sequence MNYKTILKGLLTATLLLTLSAKNSQANEYAFEKKSMQVMGHKIAYIDEGKGRPVVFLHGNPTSSYLWRNIIPYVSGKYRAIAPDLIGMGDSDKPGLKYTYQEQATYLHAFLDKLKLKNAVLVVHDWGSALGFHYARTRPEHISAIAFMEATLPPYYPIASLESMGPSAEFLKNVRTPGTGEEMVLQQNVMIDQFLRFSPGEKPLSDKNLTEYNRYYPTPESRQPLLQWLREIPIAGTPANVHEIGVKNNQWLLSTDIPKLLFYVTPGVLVGEATVKYMQEKTKNLEVMPLGPGSHFVQETYPDKIGQELASWLGRI, from the coding sequence TTGAACTATAAAACCATATTAAAGGGTCTGCTGACAGCTACCCTGCTGTTAACTTTGTCCGCAAAGAACAGCCAGGCAAATGAATATGCCTTTGAGAAGAAAAGCATGCAGGTAATGGGGCATAAGATAGCCTATATCGATGAAGGCAAGGGCCGTCCCGTGGTCTTTTTACACGGCAACCCCACTTCATCCTACCTGTGGCGAAACATCATCCCCTATGTATCCGGCAAATACCGGGCGATAGCCCCGGATCTTATCGGCATGGGGGACAGCGACAAGCCCGGCTTGAAATACACCTACCAGGAACAAGCAACTTATTTGCATGCTTTTTTAGATAAGCTGAAGCTCAAAAATGCTGTGCTGGTGGTGCATGACTGGGGCTCGGCACTGGGGTTTCATTACGCCCGCACCCGGCCTGAGCATATCTCGGCTATCGCCTTTATGGAAGCGACCTTACCGCCCTATTACCCTATAGCTTCCCTTGAAAGCATGGGCCCTTCGGCTGAATTTTTGAAAAATGTCCGCACTCCCGGCACAGGCGAAGAAATGGTACTGCAACAAAACGTGATGATAGATCAATTCCTGCGTTTTAGCCCGGGAGAAAAACCTCTCAGCGATAAGAACCTGACCGAATATAACCGTTATTATCCGACACCGGAAAGCCGGCAACCACTGTTGCAATGGCTCAGGGAAATTCCCATTGCCGGTACCCCGGCCAATGTCCACGAAATTGGCGTTAAAAACAATCAGTGGCTGCTCAGCACAGACATACCGAAATTGCTCTTTTATGTAACGCCAGGCGTATTAGTGGGCGAGGCAACGGTAAAATACATGCAGGAAAAGACCAAAAACCTTGAAGTTATGCCATTGGGTCCGGGAAGTCACTTTGTCCAGGAAACCTACCCGGATAAAATCGGTCAGGAGCTTGCCAGCTGGCTCGGCCGCATTTAA
- a CDS encoding FMN-dependent NADH-azoreductase — MNKQSKKVLIIKSSPAAEHSVSNEIADFLVTLLEDKDQQYDISIRDLAKEPAPVYDSEILNAFYTPPEQLSARQKAISAPSLTYIEELKAADIVVFASPMHNFSITTLLKAYIDQICRMGLTFRYHADGPEGLVKGKQALIIGSAGGDFRQESQQHKDFQTPYLKHVLHFIGIEDISVIPVQGLGMGEEVAALAKQTAKDQLKQLAASEL, encoded by the coding sequence ATGAACAAACAAAGCAAGAAAGTACTGATCATCAAATCCAGCCCGGCTGCCGAACATTCGGTTTCCAATGAGATCGCTGATTTCTTGGTGACGCTGCTGGAAGATAAAGACCAGCAATACGACATCAGCATCCGGGATCTGGCGAAAGAACCGGCTCCCGTTTACGACAGCGAAATACTCAATGCCTTTTACACTCCGCCGGAGCAGCTCAGCGCCAGGCAAAAAGCCATTTCCGCTCCTTCACTGACTTATATAGAAGAGCTTAAGGCGGCCGACATTGTGGTATTCGCCTCTCCCATGCATAACTTCAGCATCACCACCTTACTCAAGGCCTATATAGACCAAATCTGCCGGATGGGACTGACCTTCCGGTACCATGCCGACGGCCCGGAAGGTTTAGTCAAAGGTAAGCAGGCACTGATCATCGGCAGCGCCGGCGGGGATTTCCGCCAGGAAAGCCAGCAGCATAAAGATTTTCAAACCCCCTATCTAAAACATGTGCTTCATTTTATCGGCATTGAAGATATCAGCGTTATTCCTGTCCAGGGCCTAGGCATGGGCGAGGAAGTTGCTGCCCTGGCGAAACAGACCGCCAAAGATCAACTGAAACAGCTGGCGGCATCGGAACTTTAA
- a CDS encoding LysR family transcriptional regulator — MDIQLIHYFVKIVQCGSFTKAGESLKIPKSTLSKAVAKLERETGTKLLIRSTRKQTLTAAGREFYQACMGPMQTIEDAQKALYGQDDLISGTIKITVPEDFEIFLLSSCIQALGEQYPELKFIIKSTNDVVDLVGEGFDFAVRIGPLEESNLKVRTIGHIKLVTVAARNYLEKVTLETPEDLSRVRCIGLTSAKPYQLWSMTKDGQTRVLKTPMAVETNQITSVYKLTCAGAGVAILPTFLCQKGIDSGELVRVLPDWHYTDVPVSLISPLSTLSSVRLKVISDEIIGALRQSLT; from the coding sequence ATGGACATACAACTTATCCACTATTTTGTGAAAATCGTACAGTGCGGCAGTTTTACCAAGGCCGGGGAATCACTCAAGATCCCCAAATCAACCTTGAGCAAGGCGGTGGCAAAACTGGAGCGGGAAACCGGCACTAAACTGCTGATCCGCTCTACCCGAAAGCAGACCCTGACAGCCGCCGGACGGGAGTTTTACCAGGCCTGTATGGGGCCGATGCAAACCATAGAAGATGCCCAGAAGGCTTTGTATGGCCAGGATGACTTGATCTCCGGTACCATCAAAATCACAGTCCCGGAAGACTTCGAGATCTTTTTATTGTCCTCCTGTATTCAGGCTTTGGGTGAGCAATACCCGGAGCTGAAATTCATTATTAAAAGCACCAATGACGTGGTTGACCTGGTGGGAGAGGGCTTCGACTTTGCCGTGCGCATCGGCCCGTTGGAAGAAAGCAATTTAAAGGTCAGGACCATAGGGCATATTAAGCTGGTGACTGTGGCCGCAAGAAATTACCTGGAAAAAGTGACGCTGGAAACTCCGGAGGATCTAAGCCGGGTGCGTTGTATCGGGCTGACTTCCGCCAAGCCCTATCAACTCTGGTCGATGACAAAAGACGGGCAAACCCGGGTATTGAAAACCCCTATGGCGGTGGAGACTAATCAGATCACCAGCGTATATAAATTGACTTGCGCCGGAGCCGGCGTTGCCATTTTGCCGACTTTTTTATGCCAGAAAGGTATCGACAGCGGCGAACTGGTCAGGGTGTTGCCTGACTGGCATTATACAGATGTGCCCGTATCACTGATTTCGCCCCTGTCTACCCTGAGCTCGGTCAGGTTGAAGGTGATCAGTGACGAAATCATCGGGGCTTTAAGGCAATCTTTAACTTGA
- a CDS encoding dihydrofolate reductase family protein, whose protein sequence is MSNIVFIATSLDGYIADRNHGIDWLHKIDNPENLDMGYLNHMARIDALVMGRNTLDIVLNFDCDWPYSKPVFVLSNTMTSVPAGYEDKIFLVKGPLKSVIKQLNQQGYRNLYIDGGKTIQSFLKEDLIDEMILTTIPVLLGGGIPLFGELETSLDFKHVKCERFLDAIVQNHFIRQR, encoded by the coding sequence ATGTCTAACATAGTTTTTATTGCCACCAGCCTCGACGGTTATATTGCCGACCGAAATCATGGTATCGACTGGCTTCACAAAATCGATAATCCTGAAAACCTGGATATGGGTTACCTTAACCATATGGCACGCATTGACGCTTTGGTGATGGGCAGAAATACCCTGGATATAGTTCTGAACTTCGATTGCGATTGGCCATATAGCAAACCCGTTTTTGTACTAAGCAATACCATGACCTCGGTACCGGCCGGTTATGAAGATAAAATTTTTCTGGTAAAAGGCCCGTTGAAAAGCGTGATTAAACAGCTTAACCAGCAAGGTTACCGGAACTTATATATAGACGGCGGCAAAACCATACAAAGTTTTCTTAAGGAAGACCTGATAGATGAAATGATCCTGACCACTATTCCTGTGTTACTCGGCGGCGGCATTCCCCTGTTCGGCGAGCTGGAAACTAGCCTGGATTTTAAACATGTCAAATGTGAAAGGTTTCTTGATGCGATCGTGCAAAACCACTTTATTCGCCAACGTTAA
- a CDS encoding TetR family transcriptional regulator → MPVNEKKRGRPAGAMKVLNAEVIVESAKSLMRDSGDVPSIRKLAASLNVDAMAIYHYFKNKKVLLEAITVSLIAGIYSPSASGQWQGELEQLSLSYLQLLNDYSGLLETLLSMDSAGPATVFSEKFHKIIKSSGLSEADEKYALDLLVDYLHGFAFAMSCNRQKGELTTEMIYGPLKLYFAGIGALIKK, encoded by the coding sequence ATGCCTGTCAATGAGAAGAAAAGAGGCCGTCCCGCTGGCGCTATGAAGGTGCTTAACGCAGAAGTGATAGTGGAAAGCGCTAAAAGCCTGATGCGCGACAGCGGTGATGTCCCCAGCATACGTAAGCTGGCGGCGAGCTTAAATGTCGATGCCATGGCGATTTACCACTATTTTAAAAATAAAAAGGTGTTATTGGAGGCAATCACGGTTTCGCTGATTGCAGGTATTTATTCCCCGTCTGCATCGGGGCAGTGGCAGGGGGAGCTTGAGCAGTTGAGCCTGAGCTATTTGCAGCTGCTGAATGACTATTCCGGTTTGCTTGAAACCCTGCTCAGCATGGACTCGGCGGGACCGGCTACGGTTTTTAGTGAAAAGTTTCATAAGATCATAAAGTCTTCCGGCCTTAGTGAGGCTGATGAAAAATATGCTTTAGATTTGCTGGTGGATTATCTTCACGGTTTTGCCTTTGCCATGAGCTGCAACCGGCAAAAGGGAGAGCTGACGACAGAAATGATCTACGGACCTTTGAAGTTATATTTTGCCGGTATCGGCGCCCTGATAAAAAAGTAA
- a CDS encoding sensor histidine kinase, giving the protein MNKLYPAKHITIIYFSLIAIALVSIHFSVYQFTTRDLEHLYTNNRLDKIRNHTRDFLANTSVKNLSKMEIQTQGNAAFDKGIQLYFNFNDIPQGFPDADTIPYDEAIELKSGPGGHAYFVSKSQIDTLDGITQVYFIVDNSLYELSEGQLLSLHTKQVIISLSLLALSLFAVIKISAKLTNPISHLARTLSTRSSEDLSPIPLPKDTATLELAKLVETFNLYQQRVKASMERERSFNRYASHELRTPLMVMTGAINLLEESSEPTLVATQCKRLKKATHEMTEFVETLLSLTKSETGSDKDKRQIDSNEVRDIVFNHEYLLENKAVKWNVFVQDPVFIRMPEAAFHILLGNLIKNAFAYTESGTVDVYIDPKGIRVIDTGKGINSQSNECDGYGLGLLLVRDICHRYGWQFFLENDQQQGCIAAILFQQ; this is encoded by the coding sequence TTGAACAAACTTTATCCGGCGAAACATATTACCATTATCTATTTTTCCCTGATCGCCATCGCCCTGGTTTCCATCCACTTTTCTGTCTACCAATTCACCACCCGGGATCTGGAGCACCTGTACACCAACAACCGCCTGGATAAAATCCGTAACCATACCCGGGATTTTCTGGCAAATACCTCGGTAAAAAATTTGAGCAAGATGGAAATACAGACCCAGGGCAATGCCGCCTTTGATAAAGGTATTCAGCTTTATTTCAATTTTAACGACATACCCCAGGGCTTTCCCGACGCCGACACTATCCCTTACGACGAAGCCATAGAACTGAAATCCGGCCCCGGCGGCCACGCCTACTTTGTCAGTAAAAGCCAGATCGACACCTTAGACGGCATTACCCAAGTATATTTTATTGTCGATAACAGCTTATATGAACTCAGCGAAGGCCAGCTACTGTCGCTGCACACCAAGCAGGTTATCATCTCCCTTTCTTTGCTGGCCCTGAGCCTGTTCGCGGTTATTAAAATATCCGCCAAGCTCACCAACCCCATTTCCCATCTGGCCCGCACCTTGTCGACCAGATCTTCGGAAGACCTGTCGCCTATTCCGCTGCCTAAAGATACCGCCACCCTGGAGCTGGCAAAACTGGTTGAGACATTCAATTTATACCAGCAAAGGGTAAAAGCCTCTATGGAGCGGGAGCGCTCGTTTAATCGCTATGCCAGCCATGAGTTGAGGACACCGCTTATGGTGATGACAGGAGCCATCAACTTGCTGGAAGAATCAAGCGAGCCCACATTGGTGGCAACCCAGTGCAAGCGGTTGAAAAAAGCCACCCACGAAATGACGGAATTTGTCGAAACCCTGTTGAGTTTAACCAAGTCGGAAACCGGCTCAGACAAGGACAAACGGCAAATCGACAGCAACGAAGTCCGCGATATCGTGTTTAACCATGAATACCTGCTGGAAAACAAAGCGGTTAAGTGGAATGTCTTTGTCCAGGATCCGGTATTTATCAGGATGCCGGAAGCGGCTTTCCATATCCTGCTCGGCAACCTGATTAAAAATGCCTTTGCCTATACCGAGTCCGGCACGGTTGATGTTTATATCGACCCCAAAGGCATCCGGGTGATAGACACAGGCAAAGGCATCAACAGCCAAAGCAACGAATGTGACGGCTACGGTCTGGGACTGCTGCTGGTCAGGGATATCTGCCACAGATACGGCTGGCAGTTTTTCCTGGAAAACGACCAACAGCAAGGCTGTATCGCCGCAATATTGTTCCAGCAATAA
- a CDS encoding response regulator transcription factor — protein sequence MKLLLIEDHEEISKVIFEYFELKGHDMDYARDGSQGFDLAKNCQYDLIILDIMLPGIDGLEVCRQLRNEGIDTPVLMLTARDEKEDILNGFECGADDYLVKPFDLRILEARIKAIYQRKMGSLGVTELKFEDLTLDLKSHTASRGECSFQLNNAQFILLKLLMLKAPKIATREEIIREIWSDDEPDEDLLRNHVYRLRALIDKPFKHAYIKTIPKVGYQLKGEKA from the coding sequence ATGAAGTTGTTGTTAATTGAAGATCACGAAGAAATATCCAAGGTTATTTTTGAATATTTCGAATTAAAAGGTCATGACATGGATTATGCGCGGGACGGCTCACAGGGATTCGATTTAGCCAAAAACTGTCAATATGACCTGATTATCCTGGACATTATGCTGCCCGGCATAGACGGCTTGGAAGTATGCCGGCAGTTACGCAATGAAGGCATAGACACCCCGGTGTTAATGCTCACCGCCCGCGACGAAAAAGAAGACATATTAAACGGCTTTGAATGCGGCGCCGACGACTACCTGGTAAAACCTTTTGACTTAAGGATACTCGAAGCCCGTATCAAGGCCATTTACCAGCGTAAAATGGGCAGCCTGGGGGTGACTGAGCTTAAGTTTGAAGACTTAACCCTGGATTTAAAAAGCCACACCGCCTCGCGCGGCGAGTGTAGTTTCCAGCTAAACAACGCCCAGTTTATTCTGCTGAAACTGCTGATGCTCAAAGCCCCGAAAATTGCCACCCGGGAAGAGATCATCAGGGAGATCTGGAGCGACGACGAGCCGGATGAAGACCTGCTGAGAAACCATGTCTACCGCTTAAGGGCTTTGATCGACAAACCTTTTAAACACGCCTATATCAAAACCATTCCTAAAGTAGGCTACCAGCTCAAGGGAGAAAAAGCTTGA
- a CDS encoding phosphoethanolamine transferase, whose protein sequence is MARLPKIKLNHNVLLLTVMLLVCAFGNNSFLSQASFVYPLSDNLGFIIALCVVAFLVSVILTLLFSLVMPLKAALAIMLLVSASAGYFVDDFGVVIDDVMIQNLFETNSDEVLDLLSWGLVLRIVLLALAPAALLSLVELPEISRPQLLLKKTKLFSVSVLTILLLLGTFSSHFTTFFREHKPLRFYLNPIYPLYSFGYYVNSQLANSQDRNFVTYALESRSEARPEAGQQPNKLVIVVVGETVRADNLQFNGYNRATMPLLSLRDDIINFSNYSSCGTSTAISVPCMFSFDGKEDFDISEFKYKENALDVLAKSGVSVLWRDNNSSSKGVADRVSYESFKSPELNRICDLECRDIGMLDGLQNYLEQNPGDVLIVLHQMGNHGPAYYKRYPKSFERFTPACQTNELSRCSDEEIVNAYDNALLYTDYFLSQTLAFLEKNSGGYQTAMLYISDHGESLGENGIYLHGMPYFLAPKQQTHVPMLAWFSDSFPVDPLAVQNASSDELSHDSFSYSLIDLFDVSLLGQSSPYPVLFRKNERLASASGNTSGAGE, encoded by the coding sequence ATGGCCAGGTTGCCAAAGATAAAACTAAACCATAATGTGTTGTTGCTGACCGTAATGTTATTGGTCTGTGCTTTTGGCAATAACAGTTTTTTAAGCCAGGCGAGCTTTGTCTATCCCCTAAGCGATAATTTGGGGTTTATTATCGCGCTCTGCGTAGTTGCCTTTCTGGTGAGCGTTATCCTGACGCTGTTGTTTTCCCTGGTGATGCCGCTGAAAGCCGCTTTGGCAATCATGCTGCTGGTTTCGGCCAGTGCCGGTTATTTTGTCGATGACTTCGGTGTGGTGATCGACGATGTCATGATCCAGAACCTGTTTGAAACCAATAGCGATGAAGTCCTGGATTTGCTGTCATGGGGGCTGGTGCTGAGGATAGTGCTGCTGGCCCTGGCGCCTGCTGCCTTACTTAGCCTGGTGGAACTGCCGGAAATTTCCCGCCCGCAACTGTTACTGAAAAAGACGAAACTGTTCAGTGTTTCTGTGCTGACGATTTTGCTTTTGCTGGGCACTTTCAGCAGCCATTTCACTACCTTTTTCCGCGAGCACAAACCGCTGCGTTTTTACCTCAATCCCATCTATCCGCTGTATTCATTCGGTTATTATGTCAACAGCCAGTTGGCGAATAGCCAGGACAGGAATTTTGTCACCTATGCCCTGGAAAGTAGATCGGAAGCCCGGCCGGAAGCCGGGCAGCAGCCGAACAAACTGGTGATCGTCGTGGTGGGTGAAACCGTGCGCGCCGACAACCTGCAGTTCAACGGCTATAACCGGGCCACCATGCCGCTGCTCAGCCTGCGCGACGATATCATCAATTTTTCCAACTACTCTTCCTGCGGCACTTCTACGGCGATTTCCGTGCCCTGTATGTTTTCTTTTGACGGCAAAGAAGACTTTGATATCAGCGAATTTAAGTACAAGGAAAATGCCCTGGATGTGCTGGCCAAAAGCGGCGTCAGCGTATTGTGGCGGGATAACAATTCCAGCTCCAAAGGGGTGGCGGACAGGGTAAGCTACGAGAGTTTCAAGTCTCCCGAGCTTAACCGGATTTGCGATCTTGAATGCCGGGATATAGGCATGCTGGACGGCCTGCAGAACTACCTGGAGCAAAACCCCGGGGATGTGCTGATTGTCCTGCACCAGATGGGCAACCACGGGCCTGCCTATTACAAACGTTATCCGAAAAGCTTCGAGCGTTTCACGCCTGCCTGCCAGACCAATGAATTGTCCAGGTGCAGTGACGAAGAAATTGTCAACGCCTACGATAACGCCCTGCTCTATACGGATTATTTTTTGAGCCAGACGCTGGCGTTTTTAGAGAAAAACAGCGGCGGGTACCAGACCGCCATGCTTTACATCAGCGATCACGGCGAGTCCCTGGGGGAAAACGGCATTTACCTGCACGGCATGCCCTACTTTTTAGCGCCGAAACAGCAAACCCATGTGCCTATGCTGGCCTGGTTTTCGGATAGCTTTCCCGTTGACCCCCTGGCGGTGCAGAACGCCAGCAGCGACGAGCTCAGTCATGATTCTTTTTCTTATTCCTTGATTGATCTGTTTGACGTTTCCCTTCTGGGGCAAAGTTCCCCTTACCCTGTGCTGTTCCGTAAAAACGAACGCCTGGCCAGTGCCAGTGGTAATACCTCAGGTGCAGGGGAGTAG
- a CDS encoding phosphatase PAP2 family protein: MTEKFLNRQLALSLCFLLTVFLLFEVTDLDIRLQNLFFNFDTGSWLWPKKEPVLRAVFYSVPKLLLILFALLLILALLLPDSSSRLGKYNSGFFIVLTSLMLIPSVVGGLKATSNSACPAALSMYGGKLPYIKMLEPYPEGQAPAKAQKCFPAGHASGGFALLSLFFLFSSGRNRKLALGLALSVGWFTGGYKMVIGDHFLSHTLITMGLAWFLSCAIARLVYIFKRNLL, from the coding sequence ATGACAGAGAAGTTTCTTAACCGCCAGCTGGCGCTCAGCTTATGTTTCCTGCTCACGGTTTTTTTGCTGTTTGAAGTGACGGACCTGGATATCCGGCTGCAGAACCTGTTTTTTAATTTTGATACCGGCAGCTGGCTGTGGCCGAAAAAAGAGCCGGTGTTAAGGGCGGTATTTTATTCCGTGCCTAAGCTGCTGTTGATCCTTTTTGCCCTGTTGCTGATTTTGGCATTGCTCCTGCCGGACAGCAGCAGCCGGCTGGGCAAATATAATTCCGGTTTTTTTATCGTCCTGACTTCGCTGATGCTGATTCCTTCCGTGGTAGGAGGGCTAAAGGCTACTAGCAATTCCGCCTGTCCGGCGGCCCTGAGCATGTACGGCGGCAAGCTGCCTTATATCAAGATGCTTGAACCCTATCCGGAGGGGCAGGCTCCCGCCAAGGCACAAAAGTGCTTTCCCGCCGGCCATGCCAGCGGCGGTTTCGCCCTGCTCTCGCTGTTTTTTCTTTTTTCCTCCGGACGCAACAGAAAGCTCGCCCTTGGGCTGGCGTTGTCGGTGGGCTGGTTTACCGGCGGCTACAAAATGGTTATCGGCGATCATTTCCTCAGCCACACCCTGATCACTATGGGCCTTGCCTGGTTTTTATCCTGCGCCATCGCCCGCCTGGTTTACATCTTTAAGCGAAATTTGTTGTAA
- a CDS encoding diacylglycerol kinase, translated as MNYQQKPKGLKRIYLAAGHSARAFNWLLKNETAFKQEILGAAVLVAISLWLELALVERLMLWLSILFVIFAEVVNTGIEAAIDRIGPEHHPLSGLAKDLGSLAVTISLIIAAAVWLAVLAS; from the coding sequence ATGAATTATCAACAAAAACCCAAAGGGCTGAAGCGGATTTACCTTGCCGCCGGCCATTCTGCCCGCGCCTTCAACTGGCTGTTAAAAAATGAAACCGCCTTTAAACAGGAAATTCTTGGCGCCGCGGTGCTGGTGGCCATCAGTCTGTGGCTGGAGCTGGCGCTGGTTGAGCGCCTGATGTTATGGCTTTCGATATTGTTCGTGATTTTTGCCGAGGTGGTCAATACCGGCATCGAAGCGGCCATTGACCGCATCGGGCCTGAGCACCATCCCCTGTCCGGGCTGGCAAAAGATCTGGGCTCCCTGGCCGTGACCATCAGCCTGATCATTGCCGCCGCCGTTTGGCTGGCGGTGCTGGCCTCCTGA